In Diadema setosum chromosome 2, eeDiaSeto1, whole genome shotgun sequence, the DNA window GTCTGCCGGATACATCGGAGGGGAATCTTGAATAGAGAGGgggattcatttaaaaaaaaaaaaaaaaaaaaaaaaaaaggaaaaaaaaaggggggggggggtaaactaAAGTTGCATGTTGAAGATGACAAGTCTATCGCCTTTGCTCCTTTCTAATATAAATTTGAATGTCTATGTTCACTCAACATAACGCAAGATCGTgagttacattttgttttaaatgaatgGAATTacagttattttcttttattgcaacaaaaaaatacaaaggtTATGCTTTATTATACCAGGATGCCATGTGACATAATATATCATAATCTATTCTTCGAATTACATGCattagcaaaaataaaaaataaaaaaataagggCATTAAAGATGTAAATTCAATGGAATCCTCCGAGAAGAAACGTCTGTTATTTGATTTGACTTTGACTGTTCTCAGTAGAGTGTACTTACAACACTTTCGTGACCaactttgtgtcttttttttttttttttttagatttatcAGGCCTTATTGTTCTCTCGGGATTGTTTGACGATGTAGAActatcttcattttcatttattcgaTCTGACTAGAAATTAACATAATCACTTGGGCAGAACAAGATGTAAGTTTAAGTGTTAAGCATGCAGGATAATCAATACATTGTGCTACCATATTACAAAGATGAAGTTTCAGCTTATCATGCCCAGTATGTTTACAGCGGGatggaaaagggggggggggtggtgtggCTGGGATTATAGGACAATATGCTCTTCGGAATAATTCTCCCTGTTCCGCTGCCTCATTTTTTCGGAAGCGCCCTCTCTTCTCGCTGTTCTTCTCAGTCTCCctttaagcccccccccccccctccttcttATCCACACTGACTGCTTTGCCATCCTCTTCCTGTTCATGTTTGTGTCTAGCTCTTCCGATCTCAGCGGAGCGGGACTCCAGAAGTTCAACTCCTGGCCACTTTCGGCAGTCCGCTTCTGATCatggtttctttctttcttctgtaaTGATTGCCATCGGGTTTTTGTCAGTCTTATCATGACTGCGTGTATTACTCATTTTGACCACAATCTCGTCTATATACTACATGCATGGTGTATGATATATCCATTCTTGAAAAGAGGTGCTGACCATAAGTGGTTTGGAATATTTGGCCGAAACTGAAATTCACCCTCTTGAAATTAGGCCTCTGATCACTCAGGTCGATCTTCACGCCATTATAGATATACAGTATAGGAGAATGATATCGTTGGCCAATAAGCATATGTATCTGGTGCTGCATCATCCTGTAGATAGCTGCAGAATGGATATAGTATTACAGTATCCACGACGTCCATCTATTGAGCTCATACACCTATAGTGTAGTGGTATATCTGATAATATCTTACAATTGTTTTTTGGGGTCGTGAAAATACTATACCCAGAACTTTCTTATGGAGATCATTGATCACTAAAGAGTTTGTTGAGTTCCCTGGGTtttataatgacaatgatattgcTTTTATTAATAAAACATGATGTGATCCTTTGAGATGTAGATAACCGCCGGgcaatgattttgtttgtttgttctatgTTTGACAGATTAGACACTGCATCATGTATCGTCACAACTACTTTCCAACTATATTTTCATCTATAAACTTCCTAATACTAATGACTCCACTACAACCTCCGCAACCACCACTATTATCTCTTCGTATTTCACatcagatttgaatgaaacttctttttgtgaataaaaaatataaaaaatattataaatgatataaaaaataagATATATTAGGAGAGAAGCCTACCATCATGAAAATGACTGTGTcgtatatgaatattcatataggcctatacgtgaaTACGAAACGTGTCTGAAAGCGCCCACATTGTACAACCACAAAGGAAAGTGATGACCAATGTAATGACACAATCGGAAGAAATTTAGACCGATGCTTGAGTGAAGAGTGTTTATGGAATGAAGGCTTTCTCCAATTAAGGTATATAGCCGGCTACATGGCCATAGTGGTTCGTAGACAAAGGCAGAGATTTCCGTTGTTAGGAACTATACTATTGTCGTCATTATTATGTATACTATCAAGTATAGTGATAGGTCTATAACCTTCTTTCTATTATACCTACTATAATCTCTGAAATTAGAAATATTTTTTAGAAAATTGtatacataatgatatataattatgattattgttgttGAAAATAAATATACGTATGCGTCACAACCGACAAAGTTATATCATACACATAAAGCCGTGACAGTGCTGTCATTTACACATTCGGCCCACACACCTTCAATCTTGACTTAgaatttgaagaatttgaagaatttgaatttTGTCACATTACGTAGATAGGCTGATTGTCATTGGGTGGAGCCTTTACTGACAACTGTCAGCCCATCACTTGCCATGTATACAGACAAGATTCAAGTTCTTCAAATCCTGATTATATGGTCTACACTGCTCttgaactatatatatatatatatatatatatatatatatatatgtaatattcatatatatatatatgtatatatatatatacacacacacacatatatatacacacacacaataatcatCAATTACTGTCATCTCGCGTAGTGAAGATGCGCACTTAGAAGGCCTAACTTTAACGACCTCATCTGAATGAATCCCTAAAGGGTCCATTTTAATGGTCTCGCCTCAATTGAATGAATCCCTGAAGAGTCCAATTTAATGGTCTCGCCTATCAAATAAAGTTGACTCATATATAGTTCATTATCTTTTGGAAATAAgtttactatcttttttttttcatgatctaAAATATTGTTCAAAGTTTGTTCAGTGAGGATATCAGTTTTGTATTTAgtgaaataggcctacatgagccgggaatatgaaaaataaattcaattcaatttaaacaTGAAAGATTAGGCCCTATCTGGTGAGACAGGCATGACTGAGGGAGTCCTACAGGAGCCGAGATTGATTGtccaataatgataatgcaacTTGAGTCAGTAAAGAATATTATTTTTCACGTCAACTGAAAAATTCTGCATTGAAATGTTTTAATAGCAACAAGTACGTCGTCTGATGGTCaatatttctttacaatttgAATGCTACATGATTATACCAGCGTCTAAGAAATTTATATGTGTAGGCCCCAAACTAGAAAATGGCTTGAAACCGACGTAAGTGGTAGATGGTATATAAGTTATCTGTACAAGATATTTGATAGATGCCAGGAGACATTGACTACTTTAGAAATCATAAGTCCCCGAGGAAACGCGTGGTAACCTGGCTGCAGAGGAAAACGCAAAAAACAATCCATTAAAATAACCACACTAGACCACGCTAGGCCTACACCTTTGCAAACTCATTCTGTCTGTTAGCAACAAAGtaaaggcataaaaaaaaaaaaaaatccccgtTCAGTTATATTCACCACAGATATATTCCTATCTTTCATAAACTGTCTGGAATGGATATAATTGCCAACCATACTCTTCCGATCAAATGAgttcgtgtttttgttttgtttttttattttaacgAAAGCCATGAGTGATTCAACTAACCGTAATAATTCGCGACGTATTTATCATAGTTTTGTTCAgggattgtttgtttttgcatcgTAGAGACATTAATGCAGTTTGGATATAAGACTAGCAGAAATAACAGCAGACGCCGAGTTCCGTGACGCGCGACCCCAAATGACTTTTTCCCGTGACCTGACGCTCCAAAATGGCGGCAAGGGGAGAGCCACCGTTGAGCGACAGCGATCTCAGAAATGAACTGAAACGACTGGGATTCACTCCTGGCCCGATTACGCCCTCGACTCGTGGTGTTCTCTTGAAAAAGTATGAAAGCCTGAAGAATGCAGAGAGGAAAAATTCAAGAGCTCCTCCTGTATCGAAGAGGATTTCGTCGCCTAAAATATTTGGTTTGAGTTCAGACGAAAGCGATGGAGAGACAGCGGGAAATTCCAGGGGAACTGCCCCGGCCACTTCGGCCAGACGCCGTAGCGGCGCCCGCGTCTCGCGGACAGCGCCTGCTACAAAGCGGCTCTCAGTTGGAGGTAAAATACCCGTGACTTCACGGAAAACGACTTCGCGGCGTTCACTTCCAGCGCCAACGACGACTTATTCGCAGGAAGACGATGAAGAAGACGATGTTAATGGTGCAGATAATGGAAGTGATGCAAATGGGCTGTCCAGTACAAGTGGCAGTCGTCATCAGACTGCAAGTCGTCTGATGATGGGTGGTGGGAAAACCGTTAACAATGACGAGAGGGAAGATCATAGGCCGTCGATGAGTCGAGGGGAAGCCTTCAGAACCAGCAAAGGGATTAGGAGGAAAGGGAAGAGAGAAAAGGGAGAAGGCGACCAACTTGCTGTCAATGTCAGACATTCGGCTTTCAGGAGTGAATTTTCAGATTCGGATGGAGAGACTCTTGCAAGAAGAAGCGTGAGAGATCGAGAAAAGTTGAGGAAAGGCAAAGCCAGTGCAAGATCCACAAATAGTGAGGTATATGGTGCTAGGAACAGAATAACAGAAAGGAGAAGTTATGGCATATCTAGCCATGACCGtggagaagaaaatgaagatgatgaagaaaatgaggaggatgacaatgatgaagatGCAGAGCATGGTGGGGACAGTGCAAGACCTCCACATGTGGGCAACACTGATACGTATAGACGGCGGTCTAATGTAAGTTCGCCCAATGACACATATGAGAGTGGTACTGGCAGATGGAGTTTTTTGACTCGCAAAACGAGTGCAAAGTCAAGTTCTCGTGTTGCCGAGGGCAACAATGAGACAGCGTCCAGCAACTGGACCTTTCTGTCATTGCCGTTCAACTCCTCCCGAACTTCGACGCCGAGAAAAGCAAACGCGGACGATACATTATATCACACTATCACTGGAAATTCTATCAGGCAGGACAATTCAGCCAATCCTGTGGCGGCCCCAGTAAGTAGCAGAGATTTGTCGCGATCCACTCCGACAACAGCGCATCACGGCAACCATTCATTCCTCGGGCAGACTCCGGTCACGGGCAACAGTGCCCCCAAGCAGGAAGAAGAAATGGACCCCAACCGGGCATTTGCTTCGCGGAATGATTCGCTGATTCCGCCAGACGACCAGGCTGGAGACGAAACACAGGAATTTGCAACGGAGGAGAATCTGGGCTCGAGCTGGCGGACAAAGTATGGTCACTTTGTCTCACTGGTGCTGCTTGGGAGTGTGTGcttgttctttcttcttctggGACTTATGTACCTGAGTGTGAACAGTACTGGAAAGTCTGGTCTTTTACAAAGTGAGCAAGAAAAGGAATTCTAAAGCTATGCAGTGGTTTTTAAACTGAAGTTGTGTTAGAATTCTGTCATATTGATTGTGGTGTTaactatttctctttttttatttttgggaggggggaaacATAGGTATGTTAACAGCTGTGAACAACAGCCAGAAGCTGTCAAAGTCTTATGTACAAAGAACTTTCACATAACAACATAATGTACAGTTTATTTTGTCATGTTATGCCGAGTATAAGACATGTgaataatttttcaattttttttttttagctttatGACACTGGCAGTATCTAGAACTTGAAAACCTCCCCAGATGAGAATAGATGCTGATAATTCTTATGTTCTGTGGTTAAGTTTGAAGAGTTTTCTATCTTGTAAGTTCTTTATGTTGGTATTGTGAGTATCAGTTCtcatttgtacacaaaattgtaGTTAGGAGTCTTGTAGAACTGAGACATTCCCTGGTGTGTCCCATCAAGCATTTACTCTCGGTGTCCTTAGATATTGTACACTTTGAGCGTACAAATATGAGACAAGTGCAAACATACGCAATGTTTTTTTGCACATAAGGGTATTTGTAAATTTAGCTATTACTGTCATTTGTATATGATCTTTTTCCTTATGTGTGTCATGTTTCCAAACCAGTACCGTAGTTGAAAAGAGGCAGTCCTGTCCTTTTAATTCAGTGAAAACACAGAaaatggaaaggggggggggggggtgttgggaGAGGAACATCAGTTCTTATTACGGGACAAAATCATACTACCGAGATGACTGCTTTTGACTGCCAGTAGTGCCCTTGTTTCAAACAGGCGCATCAGCCCAGATTTATCAAACTAAAATGCTGATGTACAATCGTGTTTCTCAGTCTCAAGTTACCTCAACTTTCTTTCTGGCTTTTATACTTCTTCTGTATGGATCAAGAGAGTTGATATcacagtgatgataatgataagcaTTGTAAAATTGAAATAGTCTGCTAGTCTGCTACGTATGTATAAAATAGTGTTCATCCCATTTTGAAGCATCTAATATCTTCCTTACAATTGTTATGCAAATGTTTTAATTCTGTTTCTGTACTTTTCCTCAACAGTTGATGATATTGCAGGGGGAGATGATGTGGTAAGTTTCCATGCCAAATTTTACTTAGTGTCAAGGTTGTAATCTTTAAGGTACTTGTACAATAGTATGTGTACATTTAAAAGTGAATTAGAATGCTCATTATGAACCTTTGGAGATAGCTTGTAATtgaatgttgttttgtttttgttttgtttttgttttttaatctttagAGCGGCTATCCAGACTCAATGCGTAGACTTCAAAGGAAACTGAGATA includes these proteins:
- the LOC140242018 gene encoding uncharacterized protein, producing the protein MAARGEPPLSDSDLRNELKRLGFTPGPITPSTRGVLLKKYESLKNAERKNSRAPPVSKRISSPKIFGLSSDESDGETAGNSRGTAPATSARRRSGARVSRTAPATKRLSVGGKIPVTSRKTTSRRSLPAPTTTYSQEDDEEDDVNGADNGSDANGLSSTSGSRHQTASRLMMGGGKTVNNDEREDHRPSMSRGEAFRTSKGIRRKGKREKGEGDQLAVNVRHSAFRSEFSDSDGETLARRSVRDREKLRKGKASARSTNSEVYGARNRITERRSYGISSHDRGEENEDDEENEEDDNDEDAEHGGDSARPPHVGNTDTYRRRSNVSSPNDTYESGTGRWSFLTRKTSAKSSSRVAEGNNETASSNWTFLSLPFNSSRTSTPRKANADDTLYHTITGNSIRQDNSANPVAAPVSSRDLSRSTPTTAHHGNHSFLGQTPVTGNSAPKQEEEMDPNRAFASRNDSLIPPDDQAGDETQEFATEENLGSSWRTKYGHFVSLVLLGSVCLFFLLLGLMYLSVNSTGKSGLLQIDDIAGGDDVDFSGDEFALLMVQALHVKLSEMTGNFLCGKSVLRNMSRDEIKIYLEEKQLDSKTRRRPYLVDETMPRMFDLITKNPQWGLRLFDKDRELIPEYKFDDGVAWLDSSHAHMTMFCQVKTTALRLIFWASVIIIGLLVLWPCLYLLTYLLQRKEQERREVTQLVERIIEVLANHQKACYQDKSLTPYLAIPHVRDTLIPLAERHKKQHLWQKAVQFLNVNESRVRVETQQVAGEEFAVWRWVQPSPAVAVTSFSPITERDMNPKRAKVWQGTAFANLDTAVKASAYSYTPCLKVRNMFDPTLESGSNWHVAIQDAILERCGENSGIVHIAVDKNSREGCVYVKCVSSEKAGMAFRCLQGSWFDGKLVTVKYIRLDRYHQRFPSAFNSNTPLQPSNNLCISLQPLPAGSN